A stretch of the Desulfobacter sp. genome encodes the following:
- a CDS encoding ABC transporter permease, with protein sequence METLRSRLLQDPRNREIRPMVSRSFTPDWLERLQTDPRVDFLVPTTRSISASVQLKSKTGKLSLEAQPTALNDPLLIENNAAPPLDGQCVVSTETARKLKAGTGDKIQLIVKRLKGSQFETGQTRLTISGVLDPRATARDLVYFPLSLLEDIEGFKDGQAVSKFGWKGAVPLAKPVYDGVVVGLDTPMDPVLKVKLISGTGLSRVEKLAQDRQLNTLGYTLTHKKHIYIISTQNALGKEVLTTAGRRLRGKNALVLPWVKPTQIMLGNKAMTLFALPHTLESDTPWAQNLPMGPGWRQTILPKDFKIKPEDQLVSDSGLSIPVIPQHPLVSREGQVLVPPELAGILNLSQRRQISWLDREDKFILKRRGYAAFRLYAKTLEDVAPLKETFEAQGIPVHTEAERIRDIQALDQNLGMIFWLIAIGGVLDGAGSLTASLYASVERKRRDLGVLGLIGFGQNALLSFPLFQAFFLSMGGLILASGFYMGMAGLINQLFSSQLAAGESVCRLGWDHLAYAASGVIFLGQTATALAAFRVITIDPAEALRDE encoded by the coding sequence ATGGAAACATTGAGATCCCGGCTGCTCCAGGATCCCCGAAACCGTGAGATCCGTCCCATGGTCAGCCGTTCTTTTACCCCGGATTGGCTGGAAAGACTCCAAACCGATCCCAGAGTTGATTTTCTTGTGCCCACCACCCGGAGTATTTCCGCCAGTGTGCAGCTTAAATCTAAAACCGGCAAACTCTCCTTGGAAGCACAGCCCACAGCGCTCAATGACCCGCTTTTAATTGAAAACAATGCCGCGCCTCCCCTGGACGGCCAATGTGTGGTGTCCACGGAAACCGCCCGAAAATTAAAAGCCGGCACCGGGGACAAAATACAACTGATTGTGAAACGCTTAAAGGGCAGTCAGTTTGAAACCGGCCAGACCCGCCTGACCATCTCAGGGGTGCTTGATCCCAGGGCAACGGCCCGGGATCTTGTGTATTTTCCCCTAAGTCTTTTAGAGGACATAGAAGGATTTAAAGATGGACAGGCCGTGAGCAAATTTGGATGGAAAGGTGCGGTTCCTCTGGCCAAACCTGTGTATGACGGTGTGGTTGTAGGACTTGATACCCCCATGGATCCCGTACTCAAGGTCAAACTGATTTCAGGCACAGGTTTGAGCAGGGTGGAAAAACTGGCTCAAGACCGACAGCTCAACACCCTGGGCTATACATTAACCCACAAAAAACATATCTATATTATCAGCACCCAAAATGCCCTGGGAAAAGAAGTACTCACCACGGCCGGCCGCAGGCTAAGGGGGAAAAATGCTCTGGTGCTGCCCTGGGTAAAGCCCACTCAAATCATGCTTGGCAACAAAGCCATGACCCTGTTTGCATTGCCCCATACCCTGGAATCTGATACCCCTTGGGCCCAAAACCTGCCCATGGGCCCTGGCTGGCGCCAAACGATTCTGCCCAAAGACTTTAAAATAAAGCCGGAAGATCAACTCGTATCCGACTCCGGACTCAGTATCCCGGTGATCCCACAGCACCCCCTGGTTTCCCGGGAGGGTCAGGTTCTGGTGCCGCCGGAGCTTGCCGGCATTTTAAACTTAAGCCAAAGGCGGCAGATCTCCTGGCTAGACCGGGAAGATAAATTTATTTTAAAACGAAGAGGGTATGCTGCGTTCAGGCTTTATGCCAAAACCCTTGAGGATGTTGCCCCCTTAAAGGAGACCTTTGAAGCACAGGGGATCCCTGTCCACACAGAGGCGGAACGGATCCGGGATATTCAGGCACTGGACCAAAACCTGGGCATGATATTCTGGCTCATCGCCATTGGCGGCGTTTTGGACGGGGCCGGTTCGCTGACCGCAAGCCTGTATGCCTCGGTTGAACGCAAACGCAGGGATTTGGGGGTGCTGGGTCTCATCGGGTTCGGTCAAAATGCCCTGCTGAGTTTCCCCCTTTTCCAGGCGTTTTTCCTGTCCATGGGCGGCTTAATCCTTGCCTCAGGCTTTTATATGGGCATGGCCGGTTTAATCAACCAGCTTTTTTCTTCCCAACTGGCTGCGGGTGAAAGTGTTTGCCGCCTGGGCTGGGATCACCTGGCCTATGCGGCATCCGGGGTGATCTTTCTGGGACAAACCGCTACCGCACTCGCGGCCTTCCGGGTCATCACCATAGATCCGGCCGAGGCCCTAAGGGATGAATGA
- a CDS encoding ATP-binding cassette domain-containing protein — MARTQTVLRLRQLNHTRSQAGVRFELVVPELDLVPGQFIALVGPSGCGKSTLLDILGLVLKPKKIDQFFITANETPIDLTCLGQADLAKIRGRHIGYVLQTGGLLPFLSVRENILLPLRLNRQKDQGQVNAITQDLSIEEQLDKLPGFLSGGQHQRVAIARALIHAPQIVLADEPTAAVDELTAVEIRDQFRQLSRKSCTTTIMVTHDTSLIRGRVDRVFNFKVERKTADLTRSTLEEQKCL; from the coding sequence ATGGCCAGGACCCAGACGGTGCTCCGGTTAAGGCAACTTAACCATACCCGTTCCCAGGCCGGAGTCCGATTTGAACTGGTGGTTCCCGAGCTGGATCTTGTCCCGGGGCAATTTATTGCCCTGGTCGGCCCCTCAGGATGTGGGAAATCAACGCTTTTAGATATTCTAGGCCTGGTGCTCAAGCCTAAAAAAATCGATCAGTTTTTCATCACAGCCAATGAAACCCCCATTGACTTAACCTGTCTTGGCCAGGCAGATCTTGCCAAAATCCGGGGCCGGCACATCGGTTATGTGCTCCAGACCGGCGGGTTGCTTCCCTTTTTAAGTGTCCGTGAAAACATCTTGCTGCCTTTGCGTTTAAACAGACAAAAAGACCAGGGCCAGGTCAATGCCATAACCCAGGACCTGAGCATAGAAGAACAGCTGGATAAACTGCCCGGATTTCTGTCAGGCGGCCAGCACCAGAGGGTGGCCATTGCAAGGGCCTTGATTCATGCCCCCCAAATTGTCCTGGCAGACGAGCCCACCGCAGCCGTGGATGAACTCACTGCTGTGGAAATCCGGGACCAGTTCAGACAACTGAGCCGCAAATCCTGCACCACCACCATCATGGTCACCCATGACACATCCCTGATCAGGGGGCGGGTGGACCGGGTCTTCAACTTTAAGGTGGAGCGCAAAACCGCTGATTTAACCCGTTCGACCTTAGAGGAACAAAAATGCCTATGA
- a CDS encoding SUMF1/EgtB/PvdO family nonheme iron enzyme, giving the protein MINPKAFFFSILFLALSLTFSCALPAFAQKTVDNPSPAQNDFIIPLPQNRQMVFRPVFIGQGDQPFAQRSFRMGDPDGGFKEHPTQVSLSGSFLGQSKSGKDWFYYMAKYEVNQGQWAAVMDRPGMDEKTADKPVSNLTWFEAQQFMDKLNQWLFANALDQLPKSGASTGFVRLPSEAEWEFAARGGAMVSNDAFDRRIPYTQRLSACEWFAGPKSSHGKIKGIGLLQPNPLGLHDMLGNVSEITRDLYMIEYYQGRPGGFVARGGHYLTSEKKMRTSLRTEEPFYIARGSKPPSPNQKATMGLRPVMAAVVFGDRTAAQAYAEAWDSYRTGSGAATPAAVSTAPTSQKSQVSIDQAGEYLARLEKMAGEDARMLQELGRLKGIMADVRFIQAKADVETAYAWFKIAAERGFFIYLESKKLPTIQKLITAAAAGKRAAMKEKLETRNQEILANISQAMDNYSASLRQLETLDPKARQAGGNRYLKFLLENDAAQQMNVAKLVEKHLDTLVKTKRTSPENWQKELSTLGI; this is encoded by the coding sequence ATGATTAACCCTAAAGCCTTTTTTTTCTCGATATTATTTCTGGCCTTGTCCCTGACCTTTTCCTGTGCCCTGCCGGCCTTTGCCCAAAAGACCGTGGACAATCCCAGCCCTGCCCAAAATGATTTTATCATCCCCCTGCCCCAGAACCGGCAGATGGTTTTCAGACCGGTATTCATCGGCCAGGGAGATCAACCCTTTGCCCAGCGCAGCTTTCGCATGGGTGATCCTGACGGCGGGTTTAAGGAACACCCTACTCAAGTGAGCCTTTCCGGCTCTTTTTTAGGGCAGAGCAAATCCGGAAAAGACTGGTTTTATTATATGGCCAAATATGAGGTCAACCAGGGACAATGGGCAGCGGTCATGGACCGGCCCGGCATGGATGAAAAGACTGCTGACAAACCTGTTTCAAACCTTACCTGGTTTGAGGCACAGCAATTTATGGACAAGTTAAACCAATGGCTGTTTGCCAATGCCCTGGATCAACTGCCAAAATCAGGTGCCAGCACAGGCTTTGTCCGCCTGCCCTCCGAAGCGGAATGGGAATTTGCCGCAAGGGGAGGGGCCATGGTCTCAAACGATGCCTTTGACCGGCGGATTCCGTACACCCAAAGACTGAGCGCCTGCGAATGGTTTGCAGGCCCCAAGTCCAGCCATGGTAAAATTAAAGGCATAGGTCTTCTCCAGCCCAATCCCCTGGGCCTTCACGATATGCTGGGCAATGTCTCTGAAATCACCCGCGACCTGTACATGATCGAGTATTACCAGGGCCGGCCAGGCGGGTTTGTTGCCCGGGGAGGGCATTATCTGACGTCGGAAAAAAAAATGCGCACCAGCCTGCGAACCGAAGAACCCTTTTACATTGCAAGGGGCAGTAAACCGCCCAGCCCCAATCAAAAAGCCACCATGGGGTTGCGCCCTGTGATGGCCGCCGTGGTCTTTGGAGACCGTACTGCCGCCCAGGCCTATGCAGAGGCCTGGGACAGCTACAGAACAGGGAGCGGCGCTGCCACGCCGGCGGCAGTGAGCACAGCCCCCACCAGCCAGAAAAGCCAGGTCAGCATTGACCAGGCCGGAGAATACCTGGCCCGCCTTGAAAAAATGGCCGGTGAGGATGCCCGGATGCTCCAGGAACTTGGCCGGCTCAAAGGCATTATGGCAGATGTCAGGTTTATCCAGGCCAAAGCCGATGTTGAGACAGCCTATGCCTGGTTTAAAATCGCGGCTGAAAGAGGATTTTTTATCTACCTTGAGAGCAAAAAACTGCCGACCATACAAAAATTGATCACGGCTGCCGCCGCAGGGAAACGTGCGGCCATGAAAGAAAAACTTGAAACCCGGAACCAGGAAATTCTGGCCAATATCTCCCAGGCCATGGACAATTATTCAGCCTCATTGCGGCAGCTTGAGACCTTGGACCCAAAGGCCAGACAGGCCGGTGGAAACAGGTATTTAAAATTCTTACTGGAAAATGATGCAGCCCAGCAGATGAATGTGGCCAAACTGGTTGAAAAGCATCTTGACACCCTTGTTAAAACCAAACGGACGTCCCCTGAAAACTGGCAAAAAGAGTTAAGTACCCTAGGCATATAA